The Nocardia sp. NBC_00508 nucleotide sequence AGTGGTCGTGTGGCCGCAATTTTTTGGCTTGTCGCGGGCATCCTGCTCGCGGCGGCGGAAATGCTCACCGGGGATCTCACGCTGCTGATGCTCGGTGTGGCCGCGCTCGGCACCGCGGGTGTCAGCGCCGCGGCGGGCACGTCGCTCGTGGTGGACGCCATCGTGTTCGCGGTGATTTCGGCGGTGCTGCTGCTCGGTGTCCGCCCGATCCTCTGGCGGCGCTTCGGAACTCCGCCGCCGACGCCGACGAACGTGGATGCCTTGCCGGGTAAGACGGCGCTGGTGCTCGAACAGGTCGCGGCGCACTCCGGTCAGGTGAAATTGGGCGGGGAGGTGTGGACCGCGCGGCCGATGGACGTGAGCGAGGTCTACGAACCCGGCACGACCGTGTACGTCATGAAGATCGACGGCGCGACCGCCGTCGTCTGGAAGGGGCCGTAATGGCTGTACTGATCGTCGCCGCCGTCCTCGTCCTCCTGGTCGTGGTGGTGGTCTTCAAGTCGATCGCGCTGGTGCCGCAGGCCGAGGCCGCGGTGATCGAGCGTCTGGGCCGGTACTCGCGCACGGTGTCGGGCCAGCTCACGTTCCTCGTCCCGTTCGCCGACCGGATCCGCGCCAAAGTCGATCTGCGGGAGCGAGTGGTCTCGTTCCCGCCGCAGCCGGTGATCACCGAGGACAACCTGACCCTGCACATCGACACCGTCGTCTACTTCCAGGTGACCAGCCCGCAGGCGGCGGTGTACGAGATCAGCAACTACATCGCCGCGGTCGAGCAACTGACCGTCACCACGTTGCGCAACGTCGTCGGCGGTATGACGCTCGAGCAGACGCTCACCTCCCGCGACTCGATCAACGGCCAGCTGCGTGGCGTGCTCGACGAGGCGACCGGGCGCTGGGGACTGCGCGTCGCGCGGGTCGAGTTGAAGAGCATCGATCCGCCGCCATCGATCCAGGAGTCGATGGAGAAGCAGATGAAGGCCGACCGCGAGAAGCGCGCGATGATCCTCACCGCGGAGGGCCAGCGGGAGTCGCAGATCAAGACCGCCGAGGGCGCCAAGCAAGCGCAGATCCTGTCCGCGGAGGGCGCCAAGCAATCGGCGATCCTGTCCGCCGAAGGTGAACGGCAGAGCCGTATTCTGCGCGCCCAAGGTGAGCGCGCCGCCGCGTATTTGCAGGCGCAGGGACAGGCCAAAGCCATCGAAAAGGTCTTCGCCGCCATCAAATCCGGCAAGCCGACGCCGGAACTGCTTGCCTACCAGTACCTGCAGACGCTGCCCATGGTCGCCCGCGGCGACGCCAACAAGGTGTGGCTGGTGCCGAGCGATTTCGGCAAGGCGCTCGAAGGGTTCGCCAAGAGCTTCGGCACGCAGGGCGAGGACGGGGTGTTCCGCTACGAACCGCCCGCCTCCGACGGCTCGGAAGTCAAGCCCGAGGACGACTCCGACGTCGCGGACTGGTTCGACACCGCGCCCGACCCGACCATCGAGCGGGCCGTGCGCGCCGCCGAGGCCACGGCTCGTACTCCGGTCGAGGGCTTGGCGCCGACCTCGCCGCCGCAGGGATACGAACCCTCCCCGCACCAGCCGGTGCTTCCCCCGCAGGAGGCTTTCCCGCCGCAGCAGCCGGCGCCGCAACAAGATCCTCCGCAGCAGCCTCCGGCCCAGCGCCCGGACGACCCGCACAGCCGCCCCTGGCAGCCTCCGGAGAACTTCTCGAAGTAAGGATCGCGCCCGACCCGCCCCGGACCTCCGCTGGAGTCCGGGGCGGTGCCATCTGTAGGGCGGAAATCGCTCAAGCGGGCAGTCCCGACGCGCGGATCGCCGGGAGGATGACGTCGGCCACACCGCGCATGCCCTGCGGGGTGAGGTGGTAGGGGACGAGGGTTTCGGTGGCGATCACGGGTTCGATCCATCGGACGCCGACCGGAGCGCACGCGTCGCGGCCCTCCGACGCGGAGCGGGTATCGACATAGGTGGCGCCGTGCGCGGTAGCGGCGCGAGCCACCACGGTGTTGAGGCGGTCGAAGGCGGCCTGTATGTGGGCGGCGTCGGACGGGCGAAGGCCGACGAGGTCCGGGCAACCGCCGTCGCGGACGTAGAGCGGCCATCCGTCGACGATGATCTTCGCTTTCGGGGCCAGAGCCGAGATCTGCTGCAATGCGGTCGAATACGACGACGCGATACCGTCGATGTCGGCGTTCCAGTCCGGACCGGCGCAGGTGCCGACACCGAAGCCTCCGGACACGTGGCAGGCGATGACATGCTCGGCCATCAGGGCGTCGTTGGCACCGATATGCACCGTCACCAGCCTGGTGGCGCGGCCGAGGGCGTCGAACTGCGGTGCGATGCCCGGCCCCTGGGAGGCGGCGAGGTCGGTGATGCGCGCCGAGTTGCAGGTGCGGTCGTCGAGCCGCAGGCCGAGACCCGCCGCGACCAGCTTCGGAGTGTTGGCGGTCGAGCGGAGGCACCGCGGTGGGGCGGAATTGTCGAAGTTCCGCACACCAGTGGTGGCAGCGCCGGAGTCCCCGAGCGCGACGTACTCGGCCCCTTCGTCGCCGGGTGAGGAGTGGGCGGGTGCGGTGGCGGCGAGTGCGAGCAGGCAGGCGGTGACGGCTATCGCGCGCGGAAGCCTCGTCATGTCGTGTCCTGTCCGTGGGTCGGCGCTCGAGAGCGGGACATGCACGTCTCTTCTGTGCCGCACGCTACTCGGGAAGCCGATCCGCCGGGCGGAATCCAGTGGCAGACTTCCAGGCATGACGACACCTGAATGGGCCGACGTGGACGGCTACCTAGTGGACACGCTGGTAGCGGATCCGGCCTCCGAAGCCGCGCTGGCGGCGAACAAGGCCGCGGGCCTGCCCGCGATCGATGTGTCACCGCCGCAGGGGAAGTTTCTGCATCTGCTGGCCAGGACGGTCGGGGCGCGGCGGGTGCTGGAGATCGGCACCCTCGGTGGATACAGCACGATCTGGCTCGCCCGCGCGGTCGGCGCGAAGGGACAGGTGGTCACGCTGGAGTTCGCCGCACAGCACGCCGAGGTGGCGCGGGCGAACCTGGAGCGTGCCGGGGTGGGCGACCGGGTGGAGATCCGGGTCGGCGCCGCGCTGGACAGCCTGCCCGTGCTCGCCGAGGAGGACCCCGATCCGTTCGATCTGGTGTTCATCGACGCGGACAAGGTGAACAACTCGAACTACGTGCTGTGGGCGCTGCGGCTGACCCGGCCGGGCTCGGTGATCATCGTCGATAATGTGGTCCGCGGGGGAGCGGTGGCCGAGGAGCACTCGCCGGACCCGGCCGTGCAAGCCAGCCGCGAACTGATCGAGTTGCTCGCCGCCGAACCGAGCCTGGACGCGACCGTCGTGCAGACCGTGGGCAGCAAGGGCTGGGACGGTTTCGCCTATGCCGTGGTGAACGGCGAGGTCATCGAATGATCCGCGGCTAGGGGATCAGCGCTACTTCGTCAAATGTCGCGGCGCGCGGCCCGGGCCGCGAATCCGTCGCACAGTGCCTCGAGCCCGCCGTAGAGCAGTTCCTCCTGGGTCAGGTCGCTGACGCCGCTGCCTGCGAGATCGGCCAGCACCGGCGGGACCGCTCCCTGGGCCGTGCCGTTCAGCAGTGTCCGCAGACCGTTGTCGCCGACGGGGTTCATGCCCTTGCGTGCCATCAACGCGGCGCTGATCTCCGGCAAGGTGGCGCCGGAGATGTAGTTCCACACGGTGAAGGACATGCTCGTCGCCTCGCGGGTGGAGACTCCGAGTTCCAGGAAGCCGTCCACCAACCAGGCCAGGCAGGCGAGGCTCTGCGGGCCGAAGCTGTAGCGCGGGGTGGCGAAGGTGAGCAGCACCCACGGATGCTGCCGGTAGAGCGCCCAATCGATCTCGGCGGCGATCCGGACCCGGTCGCGCCAGGTCCACTGTCGCCCCTCCGGTGGCGGGTACGGGTTGCGCCTGGCCACCTCGTCGGTCATCAATGCCAGGAGCTCATCCTTGTTCGCGACGTGGCGATACAGCGACATGGCTCCCACACCGAGCCGTTCGGCGATGCGCCGCATGGACAGCGCGTCCAAGCCCTCGGTGTCGGCGAGCTCGATCGCGGTGTCGACGATGGCGGTGCGGTGCAGCTTGACCTCGGTCATCCCACGGCTCGCTTTCTTCTGGGCCCGGACGCGTAGCGTACACTGTACCCGGACTCATGCGTACGACGTACGCGCCAGTGAGAGGACGTTCGGAATGACAGACGTGCGGGCAGAGGGGACGGCGCCGACCACGGTGGGCTCACGCCGCGCCTGGCTGGGCCTGGCCGTCCTGCTGCTGCCGGTGCTGCTCGTGTCGATGGACATGTCGGTGCTGTTCCTCGCGCTGCCGACGCTGACCGTCGACCTGGATCCCTCGGCGGACCAGCAACTGTGGATTCTCGATATCTACGGATTCTTGATCGCGGGCCTGCTGATCACCATGGGCAACCTGGGCGACCGGGTCGGGCGGCGCACCATCCTGTTGGCGGGCGCCGCGGTGTTCGGGATCGCCTCGGTGATCGCGGCGTTCGCGCCGAGCGCGGCCGTGCTCATCGCGGCGCGGGCGCTGATGGGCATCGGGGGCGCGACCTTGCTGCCCTCCAGTCTGGCGCTGATCTCCAACCTGTTTCCCGACGTGCGCGAGCGGGCCGCCGCGATCGGGGTCTGGACGGCGTTCTTCGCCGGCGGCTCGGCCGTCGGACCCATCATCGGCGGGGTGCTGCTGCACCAGTTCTGGTGGGGCTCGGTGTTTCTCATCAATATCCCGGTGCTGCTGATCCTGCTCGCATTCGGCCCGTTCGTGCTGCCGGAGCATCGCGCGGGCGTGCTGGGACCGCTGGACTTGCCGAGCGTCGCCTTGTCCATCGGCGGCATCCTGCCGGTGGTCTATGGCATCAAGCACGCCGCGACCCAAGGCATCGATGCGCAAGCCGTCGTCCTCGCGCTGATCGGCGCCGCGCTCTCGACCGTCTTCGTCCGCAGGCAGCGACAGCTCGACGAACCACTGCTCGACCTGCGGTTGTTCGCGAGGGTCCCCTTCTCGGTGGCGATCGGCTCCAGCCTGATCGGCATGATGTCGCTGGCCGGTCTGAGCTATCTGACCAGCATCTACCTGCAGTCGGTGACCGGCCGCACGCCGCTGGCAGCGGCGCTGCTCGGCATTCCGATGGCGATCGCCGTGTTCGTCTGCTCCATGGGCGGAGCGCGGGTCGGGCACCGGTTCGGGGCACTCGCCACCTTCGTATTCGCGCTGCTCGCCTCGGCGGTCGGCAACCTGATGCTGCTCGGCGTCGGCGTGCACGGCGGGCTCTGGTGGTACCTGACCGGGTCCACCATCGCGGGAATCGGCTATGGCCTGGCCTTCACTTTGGTGTCCGACGTGGCGGTGTCCTCGGTGCCGCCGGAGCGGGCCGGATCGGCGGTGGGCATCTCCGAGACCAGCTTCGAGTTGGGCAATGCACTTGGCCTCGCGCTGCTCGGCTCGCTCGCGGCGCTGATCTTCCGGTCCGGCGGTGACTACGCGGCCACGCTCGGCGAGACCATCCAGAAGGCCGACGGCGACGCGGCGCTGATCGAGTCGGCACGCGAATCCTTCGTCAACGGGATGCACATCGCGCTGGCCGTCGGCGCGACGGCGCTGGCGGCGATGGCCCTGATCGCCCGGTTCGCCGCATCCGCGCGGCGCTGATCCGGCGCACCGGTGTCGATCTGCGCATCGCCGCTGACCTCGCCCGGCAGGACCGGCCGCAACTCGTGCGGGACCGGTCACAGCCCAGGTGATCACCCGATCCCGGGGTGAGCGGCCGGATCCGGGCTACAGTCGAATTCGTGAACCACACCCCGGCCTCGAACAACGGGCGCCCGATCGCCGAACGGGTGGCGACGCGGCTGCTGTATCCCACGTCGCGGCCGCAGGAAAAAGCGTTGCGCGCCGCGGTCGATGGCCAGATCGTGCTGGTCACCGGCGCATCGCACGGAATCGGCAAAGCCAGCGCGCGCAAACTGGCCGCGGCGGGTGCGACTGTCCTGCTCGTCGCACGCTCCGCCGATGAACTCGACCGGCTGGCCGCGGAGATCACAGCGGCGGGCGGGGTCGCGCACGCCTATCCCACCGATCTCACCGACATGGACGCCGTCGAACGCCTCGGCTGCGCGCTGCTCGACGAGCACGGCCGCCTCGACGTGGTGATCAACAACGCGGGCAAGTCGATTCGCCGTCCCATCGACGAGTCCTACGACCGCTTTCACGATTTCACTCGCACCATCGACGTCAACTATCTCGGCCCGGTTCGATTGCTGCTCACGCTGCTGCCTGCCATGTGCGCCCGCGGCCGAGGCCACATCGTCAACATCTCCACCTGGGGCGTGCGTGTTCCGCCTGCCCCACGCTGGGCGGCCTATGGGGCGTCCAAGGCCGCGTTCGATGTGTGGTTGCGCAGCGTCGCGGCTGAAGTGGTGTCCGACGGTGTCACGACCACCTCGATCTACATGCCGCTGGTGCACACCAGGATGAGCGCGCCCACCGACTTCAGCCGTGTTCCCGGGCTCACCGTCGACGAGGCCGCCGACCTGGTCTGCCAGGCGGTGACCGCCAAACCGCGCGAGATCGCCCCCTGGTGGTCGGCGCCGGTACAGGCGTGGACCGATTTGACCCGCGGCCGCGCCCAGCGATTCATGGAACGCGCCTTCCGGCGTTGACGCGCACCACCGGAACGTCCGCGAAACGGCAGGGACACTCCCGGACATAGGATCGACGGGTGCGTGAATCTGGTCCGACCGGTCCGGCTGCGTCGAGCCTGACGATGGTGCTCGCGCTCGCCGACTCGCGGCTGCCGATCGGTGGGCACGTGCATTCCGGCGGCGTGGAAGAGGCCGTCTCCTCCGGCCTGATCCGCGACGTGGCAACGGTGGAGCTGTACCTGCGCCGCCGAATCCGGACCACAG carries:
- a CDS encoding NfeD family protein — translated: MAAIFWLVAGILLAAAEMLTGDLTLLMLGVAALGTAGVSAAAGTSLVVDAIVFAVISAVLLLGVRPILWRRFGTPPPTPTNVDALPGKTALVLEQVAAHSGQVKLGGEVWTARPMDVSEVYEPGTTVYVMKIDGATAVVWKGP
- a CDS encoding SPFH domain-containing protein, producing MAVLIVAAVLVLLVVVVVFKSIALVPQAEAAVIERLGRYSRTVSGQLTFLVPFADRIRAKVDLRERVVSFPPQPVITEDNLTLHIDTVVYFQVTSPQAAVYEISNYIAAVEQLTVTTLRNVVGGMTLEQTLTSRDSINGQLRGVLDEATGRWGLRVARVELKSIDPPPSIQESMEKQMKADREKRAMILTAEGQRESQIKTAEGAKQAQILSAEGAKQSAILSAEGERQSRILRAQGERAAAYLQAQGQAKAIEKVFAAIKSGKPTPELLAYQYLQTLPMVARGDANKVWLVPSDFGKALEGFAKSFGTQGEDGVFRYEPPASDGSEVKPEDDSDVADWFDTAPDPTIERAVRAAEATARTPVEGLAPTSPPQGYEPSPHQPVLPPQEAFPPQQPAPQQDPPQQPPAQRPDDPHSRPWQPPENFSK
- a CDS encoding SGNH/GDSL hydrolase family protein, with protein sequence MTRLPRAIAVTACLLALAATAPAHSSPGDEGAEYVALGDSGAATTGVRNFDNSAPPRCLRSTANTPKLVAAGLGLRLDDRTCNSARITDLAASQGPGIAPQFDALGRATRLVTVHIGANDALMAEHVIACHVSGGFGVGTCAGPDWNADIDGIASSYSTALQQISALAPKAKIIVDGWPLYVRDGGCPDLVGLRPSDAAHIQAAFDRLNTVVARAATAHGATYVDTRSASEGRDACAPVGVRWIEPVIATETLVPYHLTPQGMRGVADVILPAIRASGLPA
- a CDS encoding O-methyltransferase, with product MTTPEWADVDGYLVDTLVADPASEAALAANKAAGLPAIDVSPPQGKFLHLLARTVGARRVLEIGTLGGYSTIWLARAVGAKGQVVTLEFAAQHAEVARANLERAGVGDRVEIRVGAALDSLPVLAEEDPDPFDLVFIDADKVNNSNYVLWALRLTRPGSVIIVDNVVRGGAVAEEHSPDPAVQASRELIELLAAEPSLDATVVQTVGSKGWDGFAYAVVNGEVIE
- a CDS encoding TetR/AcrR family transcriptional regulator, which encodes MTEVKLHRTAIVDTAIELADTEGLDALSMRRIAERLGVGAMSLYRHVANKDELLALMTDEVARRNPYPPPEGRQWTWRDRVRIAAEIDWALYRQHPWVLLTFATPRYSFGPQSLACLAWLVDGFLELGVSTREATSMSFTVWNYISGATLPEISAALMARKGMNPVGDNGLRTLLNGTAQGAVPPVLADLAGSGVSDLTQEELLYGGLEALCDGFAARAARRDI
- a CDS encoding MFS transporter, with protein sequence MTDVRAEGTAPTTVGSRRAWLGLAVLLLPVLLVSMDMSVLFLALPTLTVDLDPSADQQLWILDIYGFLIAGLLITMGNLGDRVGRRTILLAGAAVFGIASVIAAFAPSAAVLIAARALMGIGGATLLPSSLALISNLFPDVRERAAAIGVWTAFFAGGSAVGPIIGGVLLHQFWWGSVFLINIPVLLILLAFGPFVLPEHRAGVLGPLDLPSVALSIGGILPVVYGIKHAATQGIDAQAVVLALIGAALSTVFVRRQRQLDEPLLDLRLFARVPFSVAIGSSLIGMMSLAGLSYLTSIYLQSVTGRTPLAAALLGIPMAIAVFVCSMGGARVGHRFGALATFVFALLASAVGNLMLLGVGVHGGLWWYLTGSTIAGIGYGLAFTLVSDVAVSSVPPERAGSAVGISETSFELGNALGLALLGSLAALIFRSGGDYAATLGETIQKADGDAALIESARESFVNGMHIALAVGATALAAMALIARFAASARR
- a CDS encoding SDR family NAD(P)-dependent oxidoreductase, with protein sequence MNHTPASNNGRPIAERVATRLLYPTSRPQEKALRAAVDGQIVLVTGASHGIGKASARKLAAAGATVLLVARSADELDRLAAEITAAGGVAHAYPTDLTDMDAVERLGCALLDEHGRLDVVINNAGKSIRRPIDESYDRFHDFTRTIDVNYLGPVRLLLTLLPAMCARGRGHIVNISTWGVRVPPAPRWAAYGASKAAFDVWLRSVAAEVVSDGVTTTSIYMPLVHTRMSAPTDFSRVPGLTVDEAADLVCQAVTAKPREIAPWWSAPVQAWTDLTRGRAQRFMERAFRR